The DNA region TATACGTTTTGAGCATTCGCAATTGCAGATCGATCGTTAGGTAGCCTTGGATCACGCTGCGTACATTCACCATGGAGAATTTCGTCAAGATCGAGAAGATCGGTGAAGGTGATTTGTCGATGCCTGTTCTATAGGTTGTGCTTCCCTAATTGAATCTCCTCTAACGTCTTATTCGAGGCTCTGCTCACTGCTCTATGCAAACTGCATTGACCGCTGTGGCTTATTGATCGTTAATATATCGCAATCGAGGGTGGGgcttaaaaatttcattcagttCGGAATCTTTGGTCGAGGTTATCGGAAGACTAGTATTACAGAAATCGTAGCTACTGAGAAACAAGTAGTTGTTAAATAATAGTTCATAAATAGCCGCGTGTTTCCTTCGCGTATTGGAAATTCTTGATAATAATGTTTCTTTATACGCTGCGAGGAAATATGAGGGGCGATACAGTTGAAAGTTTCCACAGGTACGTATGGGGTAGTGTACAAGGGAAAGCACAAGAAAACAGGTGAAATTGTAGCTATGAAAAAGATTCGCCTGGAAAGCGATGACGAGGGGATGCCATCGACAGCGATTCGCGAGATTTCCTTGCTCAAGGAATTGCCACATCCCAACATCGTGAGACTAATGGATGTGTTGATGGAGGAGACCAGATTGTACCTCATTTTTGAGTATCTTACTATGGATCTAAAGAAATACATGGATAGCTTAGATAATGGGAAACTGATGGAACCAAAGATGGTTAAATCTTATTTATATCAGGTTCGAGGGCACAGTAATATGTGTGATATATGGAGCATAAATTATTACCACAATTTCAAGTAGCTAAGACTTCCtaaatctattttatttttagatCACGCGCGCTATTCTCTTCTGCCACAAGCGCAGAATATTGCATCGAGATTTAAAGCCCCAAAATTTATTGATTGACAAATCGGGGGTGATTAAAGTAGCAGATTTCGGTCTTGGCAGAGCGTTCGGTATACCGGTCAGAGTGTACACGCACGAAGTGGTCACTTTGTGGTATAGAGCTCCGGAGATTCTGCTCGGCGCCAGCAGATACTCGTGCGCCATTGATATCTGGAGCATAGGCTGTATATTTGCGGAAATGGCAACAAAGAAGCCACTGTTTCAGGGGGATAGCGAGATCGATCAGCTGTTTAGAATATTTCGGTAAAACGCGCATGGTGCGCTAAATGTTACTTCGTCGAATTGTCGATAATGACGGATATGTTTTACAGGATTCTGAGGACACCTACCGAAGACATATGGCCCGGTGTGACACAGTTGTCGGATTATAAGGCGACATTTCCGAATTGGATATCCAACAATTTGGAGACGCAAGTGAAAACGTTAGATGCTGATGGGCTCGACCTTCTGCAAGCGATGCTTGTCTACGATCCAGTGCACAGAATATCGGCGCGGGCCGCTCTGAAGCATCCTTATTTTAACGACGTGGATGTATTTAAGCTGCCCCCGGCATAAGAGTGAGAGAACTACGCAAGAATGATATAGATATATAGCTCAGATTTTGTGACGTTTTAATCATGTGACTATATAGAGAATACGTCTCAgggtatctcgaaaagttaatTTATTCGAGTGTAAGAACGCGTTTAAGTTTCTCCTTTATGACTTTGCTCATTCTAAATGAGAAATTCATGCAAAGAACTTCTTTCATTTCGTATTGCGATTATATTAAGCGTCGACGGAGCTCCAAATGATCCGTGTCATGGTAAGTCGTCATCGCAGTGTATTTGAGCAAGAAGTGTAATGTACCAGCCTGATATCTCAGTGGTTCATCCTCGGCGCATAAATGCACGAACTCGTCGCTAAGACGATATGACAATACTACTTATTTCGTTAGAACTTACTTTAGCTTAATCTCTATTACCTATCATTTATCGATTTAAATCGAAGTATTATGGAGTCGTAAATGCCTTAAGCTACTATTCTACCAACTAGAAAAATTACTCCACTATTCGTAGTATGTTGTAAGTGCTgcactttttaaaaaaggcaGCGTAACTtgatatttatcgataactcGTTTCGTATAATCCGCTACTGCCATTTGTACATATCACAGAAAAATCCGCACGCTTGTTAAGATGTATCTTTTGTACTTTTATGCTGAAATAAACGACGATATTTTATTCGAACGTGTTCTTCCGTGTCTGCCTCGATGATCCTCGATGTTTCCACTAGAACTTTGTTACCCCCTGTAGCGTTAGGCAACGCGCGTTTAAGCTGTTATCTTTCCACACTGCGACGTTGTCCTTTATCTCTTAATATGCAAATTAAGTTACATTGCGACGGGGGAAAAATAGAATGAAACCGTACATGGTATTAGCGGTTCTCGGAACAACTTGATTCGTTTATGGGATGTAGATGACTCATCGTGAACAACGGTGTAAGAAACTTACATGTTACCCGCAGCTTCACTTTCTTCTCTAATCATACAGTATTGTACATTCACAATACTCGATATTTTAATTAGAAGTAGAAGTAGCAAGGCAGTTTTTctcatttctttcttcttcttcacttcaACTATTAACATATGCGTATTAATGATGTGACTCATTTTCCCCTCAAGTTCTTTCACATTGTACCGTAAATCATGATAAGGTACATCGCTTTCGTGGAAGTCTACTGAGAAAATGAGTCAGTTTCCTCAGATTCTGTAGGAATAACGTATTTGATCAGCGCTGTAGTAGTTCATTCACAGTGTGCGTGACGCGTAATTGGCTTTAGAGTGGGGCACGTTTCATAAAGTCTTCCACTGAATCTACTGTTTACAGTTCCAGTTCAGAGACTGACAGGATCACTTCACCTTGAGTCTATACGTTCTTTATTTAGAACCTAACGTTCCATTTGGATTTGCAATTTCTACGTTTCTTGGAAGGCTTGTGGCATTAATAAATACTCAATTATACCAGTGTGTACGCTTTCAAGTACACACTTCAAAGTAAGTACTCCAAACTACCAACttttatttatcaatttttttcgaACAGAGAAGAACTTGAAAGAAATTCTTGCTATTAGTAGGAAAATTGTTGCGTGAGGTTTCGATTAAAGACAGTATTACATGAAATAGAGTATTTAGCGCGTTATGTTACATAAAGGTGGGGATACTGCTTGTTTATGAGGTAGCGTGCCTTCCGCTCTGTTAATTAATACTTTGGAGACAAACAGTGTACCCTTCCGCCTTAGCTAACACGAGAAACCTGAGTCTTTCTCGATAAATCGGACGCCATTGCGAGGCGAGGAGAGAGGTCATCAAGGTTGATATTAATCTTGCATGTGGTAGTCGACGCCAGTTTTTCTTCTGCGGGGCCAGTGGACGTGGACGTTTTCAGTCCAAGTGTTAATTATATTACAACTGATATCTCTGCTTAGAATTTGTAAATACAGATAAAGGAATACAAGTTTAACATTGTCCGTTGTTTTGACGGGATTTTCTTAGAATTTTACAAAGAACTAACGAGTAGATTGCGATGTATTCGACTGATGGTATTACGATTTTACGATCAGTTTTACTGTTTTGGCTATTGCTCTTTATAAATGTAGGATCATCACAAAAAgtgaaaattcttttttcagATGAGGCCGCTATTTTCTTTTCTACTTCTGGTGGGATGCTTTGTCGTCATCGAAGCTCACACGTATCACATGGGCGCTTGTCCCATTGTGGAGCCCATGCCAGGCTTCCAAATGAACAGAGTAAGTTTCGATCTTATTTTAAAAACGTCACAAAGAtactatcgattttttttaacgtaacTCTTTTGCTTTGGTATTTTAGTTCCTGGGTGTGTGGTACGTGATCCAGAAAACTGCAACTGCCAGCAAGTGTATCAGTTACAACTACACTCGCGGCGAGGAACCCGGGGAATATATAATAGCACAAGATTCTGATCACCCTGTAATAGGTAAGAGTAAGAAGAAGggtcaataaaaaataaaaataaaatcccaAGAAAGAAACTGGAAAGAATTCTCTGGGGGTCTAAGGTAAGATACACGAAGGTCCAAAATAGCGT from Andrena cerasifolii isolate SP2316 chromosome 13, iyAndCera1_principal, whole genome shotgun sequence includes:
- the Cdk1 gene encoding cyclin-dependent kinase 1, coding for MENFVKIEKIGEGTYGVVYKGKHKKTGEIVAMKKIRLESDDEGMPSTAIREISLLKELPHPNIVRLMDVLMEETRLYLIFEYLTMDLKKYMDSLDNGKLMEPKMVKSYLYQITRAILFCHKRRILHRDLKPQNLLIDKSGVIKVADFGLGRAFGIPVRVYTHEVVTLWYRAPEILLGASRYSCAIDIWSIGCIFAEMATKKPLFQGDSEIDQLFRIFRILRTPTEDIWPGVTQLSDYKATFPNWISNNLETQVKTLDADGLDLLQAMLVYDPVHRISARAALKHPYFNDVDVFKLPPA